Part of the Salinimonas iocasae genome, AAAGTGAGTGACGCCCGTAAAAGCGCGGGTTGGGCGCTGGCGTTTATCGCCATCGTCTATACGACAGCACCTTCACTGGCAGCATTCGCCCGTACCAACATGATAGAGACTATCAACGGGCCTGAAATGCAGGGTACAGAGTATGCCGAAGCGCCAATGTGGATTAAGAACTGGGAGAAAACCGGCCTGATCGAGTGGAACGATCAAAACAACGACGGGAAAATGTTCTATTCCGGTGATGAGCGCAATGAGATGCAGGTTGACCGCGATATTATGGTACTGGCTAATCCGGAAATAGCTAATTTGCCTGCATGGGTGATTGCGCTTGTTGCCGCGGGTGGTGTGGCCGCCGCGCTTTCGACATCAGCCGGTCTTCTGCTGGTCATCTCGACATCCGTTTCCCATGATTTGCTTAAGCGAAACTTTGCACCGAATATTTCGGATAAGGCTGAGTTACTCTATGCAAGGATGGCAGCAGCAATTGCTATACTCATAGCGGGGTATTTTGGTATTAATCCCCCCGGCTTTGTGGCGCAGGTGGTCGCCTTTGCCTTCGGCCTCGCAGCGTCCAGCTTCTTCCCGGCTATCATCATGGGCATATTCAGTAAGCGCATGAATGATAAAGGGGCGGTGGCTGGAATGTTAGCAGGTATTACCTTTACTGCAGCCTATATCATTTACTTTAAGTTTATTAATCCTGAGGCGAGTACGCCGGATAACTGGTGGTTTGGTATATCTCCTGAAGGTATTGGTACATTGGGCATGCTGGTGAATTTTGTAGTGGCATTCCTGGTCTTTAAATCAACTAAAGAGGCACCTGAAGATATTCAGGAGCTGGTGGAAAGCATACGCTACCCTAAAGGGGCAGGGCAGGCTTCCGCACATTAATACGCAAAGCCCACCGCCAGGTGGGCTTTTTTCTCTGGCAGAGGTGAAAATTATGACGACAGCTTCTCCGCAGATTGTTGATTTTCTTTCTCGTGCCGCACCATTTGAAAACCTGTCGGACGATGCGCTACAGGTACTTGTTCATCACACCAGTATTATTTATCTTTCAGCGCAAAATGTGTCATCGCTTATCCCCAGTGACAGCACGGATTTGTATCTGATTGAAAACGGGCAGTTCACGGTTAAAAAAGGGCAGGGCAGCGCACAACATTTGTCCGAAGGTGACTTCTTTAACTATTCAGCTCAAATTGATGACAATCACGACCCGCTTACCGTCAATGTTGACGAGGCTGGACTTATCTGTGTTATCAGTGCAAAAGGCTTCAACGAGGCGCGACAAAATGCAGACGTAGAAGTTTTTTTCAGAACGCTGGAGAGTGACACGCTACAAAGTCATGCGTTACAAAGCTCCAATTCAATATGGCTTTATAAGCCGCTTCATGAAGCGATAACGCAGTCTCCTATCACGACTACCGTAGATACCACTATTCATAATGCGGCACAAACGATGTCGGAGCATGGCGTTTCCTCATTATTGATTGTACAAAATGACAAGCTGGCAGGCATCGTAACCGATCGCGATCTCAGAAATCGTGTTGTTGCAGCCGCACTTGATGTCACGTTACCGGTCAGCGAAGTCATGACACCCGCTCCGGCTATGATTGACGAGCAACAAACATTGTTTGACGCTATGACACTAATGACCGAGCGCAATATTCACCACTTGCCGGTCACACGCAAAAATACCCACGAACCGGTAGGCATTATTACTGCCTCTGATGTAATTCGTCTGCAACGGGCGAATGTATTGTTTATTATCGGTGAGCTGGTAAAGGCGACCAGTCTGTATGAATTAACGCGTCTGGCATGGCAAATCCCCCATTACTTTGCCTCTCACGCCAGGCGGCCTGGTGATTTTGATATTGCAGGCAAAGTGTTGTCGCAGGCTACGGATATTATGACTCGTAAACTCATTGACTTTTATTGTCATGAGCACGGTGAGGCTCCGGTCAGGTGGTGCTGGCTGGTCTATGGCTCTCAGGCCAGAGAAGACCAGACCATGGGCTCAGATCAGGATAATGGCCTGCTACTGGCCGACACACCGGATAAAGCGCAAAGCGAGTGGTTTGCGGGTATGGCCGAATACGTGTGCAAGGGCTTGGCGAAATGCGGCATCAGGCTTTGCGATGGCAATATTATGGCGAGTAATCCAGCGCTACGGTTATCCTTATCCCATGCTATAGAGGAAGCTCAGCAGTGGGTGGCGCAACCAACGCCCTCGGCCATTCTCGACTTTAATATTTTTCTGGATGTGCGACCGGTGGCAGGCGAACGGAGGCTGTTCGAGGC contains:
- a CDS encoding sodium:solute symporter family protein → MDIQTLTFLIVGGTFALYIAIAIWARAGSTNDFYVAGGGVPPVLNGMATAADWMSAASFISMAGLISFMGYDGAVYLMGWTGGYVLLALCLAPYLRKFGKFTVPDFIGDRYYSQTARTVAVFCAIFVCFTYVAGQMRGVGVVFSRFLEVDIITGVLIGMAIVFFYTVLGGMKGITYTQVAQFCVMVFAYVVPAVFISIMLTGHILPQTGFGATLADGSGVFLLEKLDQLSVDLGFTEYTSGTKSTIDVFFITFALMVGTAGLPHVIVRFFTVPKVSDARKSAGWALAFIAIVYTTAPSLAAFARTNMIETINGPEMQGTEYAEAPMWIKNWEKTGLIEWNDQNNDGKMFYSGDERNEMQVDRDIMVLANPEIANLPAWVIALVAAGGVAAALSTSAGLLLVISTSVSHDLLKRNFAPNISDKAELLYARMAAAIAILIAGYFGINPPGFVAQVVAFAFGLAASSFFPAIIMGIFSKRMNDKGAVAGMLAGITFTAAYIIYFKFINPEASTPDNWWFGISPEGIGTLGMLVNFVVAFLVFKSTKEAPEDIQELVESIRYPKGAGQASAH
- a CDS encoding DUF294 nucleotidyltransferase-like domain-containing protein, which codes for MTTASPQIVDFLSRAAPFENLSDDALQVLVHHTSIIYLSAQNVSSLIPSDSTDLYLIENGQFTVKKGQGSAQHLSEGDFFNYSAQIDDNHDPLTVNVDEAGLICVISAKGFNEARQNADVEVFFRTLESDTLQSHALQSSNSIWLYKPLHEAITQSPITTTVDTTIHNAAQTMSEHGVSSLLIVQNDKLAGIVTDRDLRNRVVAAALDVTLPVSEVMTPAPAMIDEQQTLFDAMTLMTERNIHHLPVTRKNTHEPVGIITASDVIRLQRANVLFIIGELVKATSLYELTRLAWQIPHYFASHARRPGDFDIAGKVLSQATDIMTRKLIDFYCHEHGEAPVRWCWLVYGSQAREDQTMGSDQDNGLLLADTPDKAQSEWFAGMAEYVCKGLAKCGIRLCDGNIMASNPALRLSLSHAIEEAQQWVAQPTPSAILDFNIFLDVRPVAGERRLFEALQKARLPLFSDSIFLAALARSTADMSVPLSMFQKFVFSKKAPVNDAIDIKTGAVAIINNLARLYALAARLTQSGTVARLNALPADSYMSQRDAKNLKEIWLFLGRLRWRHQLSNNTTDNFVRVSQLSSIEKHQLKAAFKTIARAQQAAVMHFSGGMG